One genomic window of Halovivax cerinus includes the following:
- a CDS encoding GNAT family N-acetyltransferase has product MPGPAVLSGEQVSLHPIQREDGRFCQELLNEPRVRRRIASTDPITAADERDWIESQGERDGFDFLICRDPAPTDGDDPLGLDDGGVPDPVGTIGLTPTHDVWGTAEVGYAITPDHWGNGYCTDALKLVCTYAFEERRIAKLHAETFATNPASARVLNKVGFRKEGSFRDHAFVDGERVNVIRYGLLAEEW; this is encoded by the coding sequence ATGCCGGGACCAGCCGTTCTCTCGGGCGAGCAGGTGTCTTTGCACCCGATCCAGCGAGAAGACGGGCGATTCTGCCAGGAGTTGCTGAACGAACCGCGGGTCCGGCGGCGAATCGCGAGCACCGATCCGATCACGGCGGCGGACGAGCGCGACTGGATCGAGTCACAGGGGGAGCGAGACGGGTTCGACTTCCTGATCTGTCGCGATCCCGCGCCGACCGACGGCGACGACCCGCTCGGCCTGGACGACGGCGGCGTGCCCGACCCTGTCGGAACGATCGGCCTCACCCCAACACACGACGTCTGGGGGACGGCGGAGGTCGGCTACGCGATCACCCCCGACCACTGGGGAAACGGCTACTGCACTGACGCGCTGAAACTCGTCTGTACCTATGCGTTCGAAGAGCGCCGCATCGCCAAACTCCACGCCGAGACGTTCGCCACCAATCCGGCGTCGGCACGCGTGCTGAACAAGGTCGGATTTCGGAAGGAGGGGTCGTTCCGCGATCACGCGTTCGTCGACGGGGAGCGCGTGAACGTCATCCGGTACGGGTTGCTGGCCGAGGAGTGGTGA
- a CDS encoding adenosylcobinamide amidohydrolase: MDDVAADGSIVESTRRAGVLRVYRPGTTWLHTGWNGGRVGADAAYNVAVPENWETSDLPTYVEARLDSAGFEDDGPVLLTGVSMDHARGARCGPVMAVATVGLSNPAALPREPTGGSLPTDGERSETTGTVNIHVVTDRALADGALANLVAVAAEAKAVTLLAESGFPGTTSDAITVGHDPNGTLAEYSGSATPVGAATRACVREAVTASLHARYENQGSVPASVDEARYGTTTDVRADVFSVPKSDP, from the coding sequence GTGGACGACGTCGCTGCCGACGGCTCGATCGTGGAATCGACCCGCCGCGCGGGCGTACTCCGGGTGTACCGGCCGGGAACGACGTGGCTCCACACGGGGTGGAACGGCGGCCGCGTCGGCGCCGACGCGGCGTACAACGTCGCCGTCCCCGAAAACTGGGAGACGTCGGACCTCCCGACCTACGTCGAAGCACGCCTCGACTCGGCGGGATTCGAAGACGACGGCCCGGTCCTGCTGACGGGCGTCTCGATGGATCACGCCCGCGGCGCCCGCTGCGGGCCGGTGATGGCCGTCGCGACCGTCGGACTCTCGAACCCGGCAGCGCTCCCACGTGAGCCGACGGGCGGTTCCCTGCCGACGGATGGCGAGCGTTCGGAGACCACCGGAACCGTCAACATCCACGTCGTGACCGATCGGGCGCTCGCCGACGGCGCGCTGGCGAACCTCGTCGCGGTCGCCGCCGAGGCCAAAGCCGTGACGCTGCTCGCCGAATCCGGCTTCCCGGGAACGACGAGCGACGCGATCACCGTCGGGCACGATCCGAACGGTACCCTCGCCGAATACTCCGGTAGCGCGACGCCCGTCGGCGCGGCGACGCGGGCGTGCGTTCGCGAAGCCGTGACGGCGTCGCTACACGCCAGGTACGAGAACCAGGGTTCGGTTCCCGCAAGCGTCGACGAGGCCCGCTACGGCACCACGACCGACGTCCGCGCGGACGTCTTCTCCGTCCCGAAAAGCGATCCGTGA
- a CDS encoding pyridoxal phosphate-dependent aminotransferase: MDPDSVRETDRVPHGGTTDPTVRDCSANVNPETPEGVESVYRDALEAAGRYPDDAYPDFRAAAGEYVDCEADRVVPTAGGLAAIRLAIGVAVEPGDEVLVPAPSFGEYAREVRLQGGEPRFVPHDEVLSADPDDCALAIVCTPNNPTGETADPDALADFARRCEECATALLVDEAFLGFTSLPSAASLGIETVIVARSLTKLFGLPGLRAGFAVAQGPLGDALERARPAWSLGTPAARVGAHCLRDEGFVRETRTRVDRERKRLRDGLEATGFAVDPSEAPFVLVDCGDRDVDAVLTHAREAGIVLRDARTFRDLDSHVRIAVRDRETTDLVLEVLDGG; this comes from the coding sequence GTGGATCCCGACTCCGTACGCGAGACCGATCGGGTTCCCCACGGCGGCACGACGGATCCGACCGTCCGCGACTGCAGCGCGAACGTCAACCCGGAGACGCCGGAGGGCGTCGAATCGGTCTACCGCGACGCGCTGGAGGCGGCGGGTCGCTATCCGGACGACGCGTACCCCGATTTCCGGGCGGCGGCCGGCGAGTACGTGGACTGCGAGGCCGACCGCGTCGTCCCGACGGCCGGTGGGCTGGCCGCGATCCGACTCGCGATCGGCGTCGCGGTCGAACCGGGCGACGAGGTACTGGTCCCCGCACCCAGTTTCGGCGAGTACGCCCGCGAAGTGCGACTCCAGGGCGGGGAGCCGCGATTCGTCCCGCACGACGAGGTGCTATCGGCCGATCCCGACGACTGTGCGCTCGCGATCGTCTGTACGCCGAACAACCCGACCGGCGAGACCGCCGATCCGGACGCGCTGGCCGACTTCGCCCGTCGCTGCGAGGAGTGCGCCACGGCCCTCCTGGTCGACGAGGCGTTCCTCGGGTTCACGTCGCTCCCCTCCGCCGCGTCCCTCGGTATCGAGACCGTGATCGTCGCGCGGTCGCTGACGAAGCTGTTCGGTCTCCCGGGCCTGCGCGCCGGGTTCGCCGTCGCGCAGGGTCCACTCGGCGACGCGCTGGAACGGGCACGACCGGCCTGGAGTCTCGGGACGCCGGCGGCTCGCGTCGGGGCGCACTGTCTGCGGGATGAAGGGTTCGTCCGCGAGACGCGAACGCGCGTCGACCGCGAGCGAAAGCGACTTCGTGACGGGCTCGAAGCGACGGGGTTCGCCGTCGACCCGTCCGAGGCGCCGTTCGTCCTCGTCGACTGCGGTGACCGGGACGTCGACGCCGTACTGACCCACGCCCGAGAAGCGGGAATCGTCCTCCGCGACGCGCGGACGTTCCGCGACCTCGACTCGCACGTCCGTATCGCCGTTCGCGACCGGGAGACGACGGACCTGGTGCTGGAGGTGCTCGACGGTGGGTGA
- the cobT gene encoding nicotinate mononucleotide-dependent phosphoribosyltransferase CobT, which translates to MRTQAGVQDAATRRRGASMRLILAAGTTETALVDGISAAGETPELMAHTPPGDAEILVYGEPVRSPVTPVSPTGCVTPAAVTRAVREVCGFPVTVVDAGLAAPTAAPTVDVDAAPGADVRAERAVPNASGIFERARSLGTSLPDDEILLGETVPGGTTTALGVLTALGEEIGVSSSLPTNPLDRKRAVVDEGLAASGLDPGDAAGDPLTAIEAVGDPVQATVAGLATGALAGGTAVTLAGGTQQLAIAAALRHAGVGGPVSVATTSFVAADRGDDLDAAADRLDLDLRVSDPGFDEGDHVAMERYCAGEVKEGVAMGGALSLVPDRELPAVRDRFVAACGRLGVGDVVDTDPQSATDGTDGEETRDVTAPPSEGR; encoded by the coding sequence ATCCGGACACAGGCCGGCGTCCAAGACGCGGCCACGCGACGCCGAGGTGCGTCGATGCGCCTGATCCTCGCCGCGGGGACGACGGAGACCGCGCTCGTCGACGGCATCAGCGCCGCCGGCGAGACGCCGGAGCTGATGGCCCACACGCCCCCGGGAGACGCCGAGATACTCGTCTACGGGGAGCCGGTCCGCTCGCCGGTCACGCCGGTGTCGCCCACCGGATGCGTCACGCCGGCGGCCGTCACGCGCGCCGTTCGCGAGGTGTGTGGGTTCCCTGTGACGGTCGTCGACGCCGGGCTGGCGGCGCCGACGGCCGCGCCGACGGTCGACGTCGACGCCGCGCCCGGGGCGGACGTGCGGGCAGAACGAGCCGTCCCCAACGCGTCGGGGATCTTCGAGCGCGCCCGCTCGCTCGGCACCTCGCTCCCCGACGACGAAATCCTGCTCGGCGAGACCGTCCCCGGCGGGACGACGACCGCCCTCGGCGTCCTGACCGCCCTCGGCGAGGAGATCGGCGTCTCCTCGTCGCTGCCGACGAACCCGCTCGACCGGAAACGGGCCGTCGTCGACGAGGGACTCGCGGCGAGCGGGCTGGATCCCGGAGACGCCGCGGGGGACCCACTGACCGCGATCGAAGCGGTTGGCGATCCCGTCCAGGCGACCGTAGCCGGGCTCGCCACCGGAGCGCTCGCAGGCGGGACGGCGGTCACGCTGGCCGGTGGTACCCAGCAACTCGCCATCGCGGCCGCGCTGCGCCACGCCGGCGTCGGGGGGCCGGTCTCGGTCGCGACGACGTCGTTCGTCGCCGCCGATCGAGGCGACGATCTCGACGCGGCTGCCGACCGCCTGGACCTCGACCTCCGGGTCTCAGATCCCGGTTTCGACGAGGGAGACCACGTCGCGATGGAGCGCTACTGCGCCGGCGAGGTCAAGGAGGGTGTCGCGATGGGTGGCGCCCTCTCGCTCGTTCCCGACCGCGAATTGCCCGCCGTCCGCGATCGCTTCGTAGCCGCCTGCGGTCGGCTCGGCGTAGGCGACGTCGTGGACACGGATCCGCAATCGGCGACGGACGGGACCGACGGCGAAGAGACGCGGGACGTGACCGCACCCCCGTCGGAGGGTCGCTGA
- a CDS encoding NTP transferase domain-containing protein, translating into MDALVMCGGTGDRLDADVEKPLYPVASEPMIDRVRRALDKTDIESTYAVVSPNAPETRAHLDGETPCIETPGDGYVADLGRALDDPQIEPPVLTVAADLALLTADTVDDVRRAYRQRVRARARSEPEAGETRSGNHDSPSMTVCVPREVKRRLGVSVEETSVGADTLVPTGLNVVGSGGDGDQRGADDGDPPAPLVHVVRTADAAINVNRLEDAAIADRLATRHR; encoded by the coding sequence GTGGACGCTCTAGTGATGTGCGGCGGGACGGGCGATCGACTCGACGCCGACGTCGAGAAACCGCTGTACCCCGTCGCCAGCGAACCGATGATCGATCGCGTCCGGCGGGCGCTCGACAAGACCGATATCGAGTCGACCTACGCGGTCGTCTCGCCGAATGCACCCGAGACGCGCGCGCACCTGGACGGCGAAACGCCGTGCATCGAGACGCCCGGAGACGGGTACGTCGCCGACCTCGGTCGCGCGCTCGACGACCCACAGATAGAGCCGCCGGTCCTGACGGTGGCCGCCGACCTGGCGCTGCTCACTGCCGACACCGTCGACGACGTCCGCCGCGCGTACCGCCAGCGGGTGCGAGCCCGGGCGCGGTCGGAACCCGAAGCCGGCGAGACGCGAAGCGGCAACCACGACTCCCCCTCGATGACGGTCTGCGTCCCCCGGGAGGTGAAACGTCGCCTCGGGGTGAGCGTCGAGGAGACGTCGGTCGGCGCGGACACCCTCGTTCCGACCGGCCTCAACGTGGTCGGATCCGGCGGTGACGGCGACCAGCGCGGCGCCGACGACGGAGATCCTCCAGCGCCGCTCGTCCACGTCGTCCGGACGGCGGACGCGGCTATCAACGTGAATCGACTCGAAGACGCGGCAATCGCGGACCGACTCGCCACTCGACACCGATGA
- the cobS gene encoding adenosylcobinamide-GDP ribazoletransferase → MTPDALRALRAGVAFLTRLPTGGSDESDWEAFSRTPAAFPVIGLVVGALASIPFLASAHLPGPTVAVGYLLAVYLVTGVHHVDGVADLGDAAVVHGDRDRRREVLKDTTTGVGAVLAVALVVAGLLLGGLALAGLPIGVAITIVVAAEVGAKLGMASMAALGTASHEGFGSHFTRNARPRSLVTPTALSIALVAVLASAVAATTMADAASPFATGPVQVGALGPLQGVAFATLAGALAGTAILWLWARRKLGGVGGDVFGAANEVSRVVGLHVGVIAWTL, encoded by the coding sequence GTGACGCCTGATGCACTGCGCGCGCTCCGCGCGGGCGTCGCCTTCCTGACGCGGCTGCCGACGGGCGGGAGCGACGAGTCGGACTGGGAGGCGTTCAGTCGAACGCCCGCGGCGTTTCCGGTCATCGGCCTCGTCGTCGGCGCCCTCGCCTCGATCCCCTTCCTCGCGAGCGCGCACCTGCCGGGGCCGACCGTCGCCGTCGGCTACCTCCTCGCGGTCTACCTGGTGACCGGGGTCCACCACGTCGACGGCGTCGCGGATCTCGGCGACGCGGCGGTCGTCCACGGCGATCGCGACCGCCGTCGCGAGGTGCTGAAAGACACGACGACGGGCGTCGGAGCGGTGCTGGCCGTCGCCCTCGTCGTGGCCGGCCTCTTACTAGGCGGGCTCGCGCTCGCGGGGCTGCCGATCGGCGTCGCTATCACCATCGTCGTCGCGGCCGAGGTCGGCGCCAAGCTCGGCATGGCGTCGATGGCCGCCCTCGGAACGGCGAGCCACGAGGGCTTCGGCTCGCACTTCACCCGGAACGCGCGACCGCGCTCGCTCGTCACCCCCACGGCGCTGTCGATCGCGCTGGTCGCTGTCCTGGCGAGTGCCGTCGCCGCGACGACGATGGCCGACGCCGCGTCGCCGTTCGCGACCGGACCCGTGCAGGTGGGCGCGCTCGGACCGCTACAAGGAGTCGCGTTCGCGACGCTCGCCGGGGCGCTCGCGGGTACGGCGATCCTCTGGCTGTGGGCGCGACGCAAGCTGGGCGGCGTCGGCGGCGACGTGTTCGGGGCGGCGAACGAGGTGAGCCGCGTCGTCGGGCTCCACGTGGGGGTGATCGCGTGGACGCTCTAG
- the cbiB gene encoding adenosylcobinamide-phosphate synthase CbiB, with protein MSATTLALVAFATGLDLLVGEPPTRWHPVAWFGRAVAAVDRNWDLDERAERALGLAVALVLPAVAAGVVAGLVVLAGRAHPTVGALLAGAVLFLTTSLRSLLELTEDVVTLTETDPDEARRRLRGLAGRDASDLSPAQLRSAAIESAAENLADGYVATLAPFVLLAPFSLPVAAAGATWVKAVNTLDSMLGYPDRPIGTASARLDDLVMWLPARLTAVALAIAAREPRALAAAGQWARAPPSPNSGWPMAVVAVGLGLRLEKPGAYVLNPDGDDPTPADGDRAIRLVGVGAVVAVCGLLLATIGLDAGVDALTMGAVP; from the coding sequence GTGAGCGCCACGACCCTCGCACTCGTCGCGTTCGCCACCGGGCTCGACCTGCTCGTCGGCGAGCCGCCCACGCGCTGGCACCCGGTCGCCTGGTTCGGACGGGCCGTGGCGGCGGTCGACCGGAACTGGGACCTCGACGAGCGAGCCGAGCGGGCACTCGGGCTGGCAGTCGCGCTGGTCCTCCCGGCGGTCGCGGCCGGAGTCGTCGCCGGCCTGGTCGTCCTCGCCGGTCGGGCCCACCCGACGGTCGGTGCCCTGCTCGCCGGCGCCGTCCTCTTTCTCACGACGAGCCTTCGCTCCCTGCTAGAGCTGACCGAGGACGTCGTCACGCTGACGGAGACCGACCCCGACGAGGCACGACGCCGGCTCCGCGGGCTCGCGGGTCGCGACGCGAGCGACCTCTCGCCGGCCCAGCTTCGCAGCGCCGCGATCGAGAGCGCGGCCGAGAACCTGGCCGACGGCTACGTCGCGACGCTGGCCCCGTTCGTCCTTCTGGCGCCGTTCTCGCTGCCGGTGGCGGCCGCCGGCGCGACCTGGGTCAAGGCCGTGAACACGCTCGACTCGATGCTCGGCTACCCCGACCGGCCGATCGGGACCGCCAGCGCCCGACTGGACGACCTCGTCATGTGGCTCCCCGCCCGGCTGACGGCCGTCGCACTGGCGATCGCCGCGCGAGAGCCGCGGGCGCTCGCGGCAGCCGGACAGTGGGCCCGAGCCCCGCCGTCGCCGAACTCGGGGTGGCCCATGGCAGTGGTGGCCGTAGGCCTGGGTCTCCGACTCGAAAAGCCGGGCGCGTACGTGCTAAATCCCGACGGGGACGACCCGACGCCGGCGGACGGCGACCGGGCGATTCGCCTGGTCGGCGTCGGCGCGGTCGTCGCCGTGTGCGGGCTCCTCCTCGCGACGATCGGCCTCGACGCGGGTGTGGACGCACTCACGATGGGGGCGGTACCGTGA
- a CDS encoding HAD family hydrolase: MAVSFDCFGTLVTAERPPDPASAIASELEARDVAVPADWDEAFVERHVRAPEHAEVPLPAHVGRALASRDVEWADNAVRRAVVAAFDPVVETRPGAVAAVAAAGERGPVAVCSNCGVPELVSKALLRSTVDRSAFDAIVTSAACGFRKPASEIFEATAEALDVPPSSLVHVGDDPETDGGITNAGGTAISLEETALPAVPDRLDEVIG; this comes from the coding sequence ATGGCAGTCTCGTTCGATTGCTTCGGCACGCTCGTGACCGCAGAGCGGCCGCCGGACCCGGCGAGCGCGATCGCGAGCGAGCTCGAGGCCAGGGACGTGGCGGTCCCCGCGGACTGGGACGAGGCCTTCGTCGAGCGCCACGTCCGGGCACCCGAGCACGCGGAAGTCCCGCTTCCCGCTCACGTCGGCCGGGCGCTGGCCAGTCGGGACGTCGAGTGGGCGGACAACGCGGTGCGCCGGGCCGTGGTCGCGGCGTTCGACCCCGTCGTCGAGACGCGACCGGGGGCCGTCGCGGCCGTCGCGGCCGCCGGCGAGCGCGGACCGGTCGCCGTCTGCTCGAACTGTGGGGTCCCGGAACTCGTCTCGAAGGCGCTCCTTCGATCGACCGTCGATCGGTCGGCGTTCGACGCAATCGTCACGAGCGCCGCCTGCGGGTTTCGCAAACCAGCCTCCGAGATCTTCGAGGCGACGGCCGAGGCCCTCGACGTCCCACCGTCGTCACTCGTCCACGTCGGCGACGATCCCGAGACCGACGGCGGCATCACGAACGCGGGCGGCACGGCCATCTCGCTCGAGGAGACCGCGCTCCCGGCGGTTCCGGATCGACTCGACGAGGTGATCGGGTGA
- a CDS encoding helix-turn-helix domain-containing protein yields the protein MPISIDEFDTHDPTHRETNAQRVVRFLVENRDKAYKAVEIAEATNVDRNSIHPVLNRLEERGLVRHREPYWAIGDLEAVRDAMVFSSAAALLDETVGSESRAEWLRASESEDTERP from the coding sequence GTGCCGATCAGCATCGACGAGTTCGACACACACGATCCGACGCACCGCGAGACGAACGCACAGCGCGTCGTTCGTTTCCTCGTCGAAAACCGAGACAAGGCCTACAAGGCCGTCGAGATCGCCGAGGCCACGAACGTCGATCGGAACTCGATTCACCCGGTGCTGAATCGACTCGAAGAGCGCGGGCTCGTTCGGCACCGGGAGCCCTACTGGGCGATCGGTGATCTCGAGGCCGTCCGGGATGCGATGGTGTTCAGTTCTGCGGCCGCATTGTTAGACGAAACGGTCGGATCGGAGAGCAGAGCGGAGTGGCTTCGTGCGAGCGAGAGCGAGGATACGGAGCGACCGTGA
- a CDS encoding type II toxin-antitoxin system PemK/MazF family toxin: protein MTPSDPTFDDLERGHVVLAPDPFTPDDDATRPWVVVNNDSHPFDKQQYVVMGLTTRTWYDERIPLVGDDFRHQRAPRDSSIVPHSVAALKPDLMTDYVCRIRDEPLDRAVETLVEYL, encoded by the coding sequence GTGACACCGTCGGATCCGACGTTCGACGATCTCGAACGGGGACACGTCGTCCTCGCTCCCGATCCGTTCACGCCCGACGACGACGCGACGAGACCGTGGGTCGTCGTCAACAACGATTCGCACCCCTTCGACAAACAACAGTACGTGGTGATGGGTTTGACGACCCGGACGTGGTACGACGAACGGATTCCGCTCGTCGGGGACGATTTTCGCCACCAACGGGCGCCGCGGGACAGTTCCATCGTTCCACACTCTGTCGCCGCACTCAAACCGGATTTGATGACCGATTACGTCTGTCGGATTCGTGACGAACCGCTCGACCGGGCGGTCGAGACGCTCGTCGAGTACTTGTGA
- a CDS encoding M24 family metallopeptidase, producing MATQLPEREYDDRLDQIRGRIVDAEADAGVWFGATSIEYLTGFDHIQTERPVCLAVTPESAEIVVPRLEVERVEPNPRIDAVHHYHDYPGGRPIALAAEMLDGLGVESVVADADGAPGTMGYEGPSLSEFVAVDKQSWVTRMRWEKTDAEIDLIRESARWGNLAHRYLADYTEVGAHPATVSQRASMEASRAMLDTLGDEYVARTRGSGPAFAGYITGPQTRLPHGHTANRRLQEGDVLVTGAAANVDGYHSELERTMFLGEPSDEQVHYFELMCEMQEIAIDALGPGVPIADVDDAVRDYVEEQGVADLYQHHVGHNIGMDGHEPPYIDQGWGDHCESEYTSYDAEDAVMQPGNVWTIEPGLYTDEYGYRHSDTIAITEDGIEWLTYFPRDLEGNIIDVE from the coding sequence ATGGCTACGCAACTCCCCGAACGCGAGTACGACGACCGCCTCGACCAAATTCGCGGGCGGATCGTCGACGCCGAGGCCGACGCCGGCGTCTGGTTCGGCGCGACGAGCATCGAGTACCTGACCGGCTTCGATCACATCCAGACCGAACGACCGGTCTGTCTCGCCGTCACGCCGGAGTCTGCCGAGATCGTCGTCCCCCGGCTCGAAGTCGAGCGCGTCGAGCCCAACCCGCGGATCGACGCGGTCCACCACTACCACGACTACCCGGGCGGCCGGCCGATCGCCCTCGCCGCGGAGATGCTCGACGGGCTCGGCGTCGAGTCCGTCGTCGCCGACGCCGACGGCGCGCCCGGCACGATGGGCTACGAGGGGCCGTCCCTCTCCGAGTTCGTCGCCGTCGACAAACAGTCCTGGGTCACCCGCATGCGCTGGGAGAAGACGGACGCCGAGATCGACCTGATCCGCGAGTCCGCCCGCTGGGGCAACCTGGCCCACCGCTACCTCGCGGACTACACCGAGGTCGGCGCCCACCCGGCGACCGTGAGCCAGCGCGCCTCCATGGAGGCCTCCCGCGCCATGCTCGACACCTTGGGCGACGAGTACGTCGCGCGCACCCGTGGCTCCGGTCCCGCCTTCGCGGGCTACATCACCGGCCCACAGACGCGCCTCCCGCACGGCCACACCGCCAACCGCCGCCTGCAGGAGGGCGACGTGCTCGTCACCGGCGCCGCAGCCAACGTCGACGGCTACCACTCCGAACTGGAGCGGACGATGTTCCTCGGCGAGCCGAGCGACGAGCAGGTCCACTACTTCGAACTCATGTGCGAGATGCAGGAGATCGCGATCGACGCGCTCGGCCCCGGCGTCCCGATCGCCGACGTCGACGACGCCGTCCGCGACTACGTCGAAGAGCAGGGCGTCGCGGACCTCTACCAGCACCACGTCGGCCACAACATCGGCATGGACGGACACGAACCGCCGTACATCGACCAGGGGTGGGGCGACCACTGCGAGAGCGAGTACACCAGCTACGACGCCGAGGACGCCGTCATGCAACCCGGCAACGTCTGGACGATCGAGCCCGGCCTCTACACCGACGAGTACGGCTACCGCCACTCCGACACCATCGCCATCACCGAGGACGGGATCGAGTGGCTCACCTACTTCCCGCGCGACCTAGAGGGGAACATCATCGACGTCGAGTGA
- a CDS encoding citrate/2-methylcitrate synthase: protein MDETVRTGLDGVVADETRLSAIDGDLGELTIGGFSLDELAGNATFEETLFVLYEDRLPTADELADFRDELAGYRSLAPATRTVVEAAAEGGQSAMDAARMGIASASLARPAADDGASGANGETASEEPERDALVAVSQLPTIVATYWRAREGAEPIEPRSDLSHAGNYLYMLTGEEPTDSEVRGLETYLNAVVDHGFNASTFTGRAIASTESDVLSAVTGAVGALKGPLHGGAPGPVLDMLDETHAADDVRAILEAKLDAGERLMGFGHRVYTVRDPRAAVLSEAAEAFYRADDGGDEDFYESAVETETVARDLLSDRRPDLDLETNVEFYTAIVLRGVGIPQPLFSATFAVARVGGWTAHALEQLADNRIVRPRSKYVGEYGRTWTSIDER, encoded by the coding sequence ATGGACGAGACCGTACGCACGGGCTTAGACGGCGTCGTCGCCGACGAAACGCGACTGAGCGCGATCGACGGCGACCTGGGCGAACTCACGATCGGCGGCTTCTCGCTCGACGAGCTGGCCGGGAACGCGACGTTCGAAGAGACCCTCTTCGTGCTGTACGAGGATCGGCTGCCGACGGCGGACGAGCTGGCCGACTTTCGCGACGAGCTCGCCGGCTACCGGTCACTCGCGCCGGCGACCCGGACGGTCGTGGAGGCGGCGGCCGAGGGCGGCCAGTCCGCGATGGACGCCGCCCGCATGGGAATCGCGAGCGCGTCGCTCGCCCGCCCGGCCGCCGACGACGGGGCATCGGGCGCGAACGGCGAGACCGCGTCCGAGGAGCCCGAACGCGACGCCCTGGTCGCGGTCTCCCAGCTCCCGACGATCGTGGCTACCTACTGGCGGGCCCGCGAGGGCGCAGAGCCCATCGAGCCGCGATCCGACCTCTCACACGCCGGGAACTACCTCTACATGTTGACCGGCGAGGAGCCGACCGACAGCGAGGTCAGGGGCCTGGAGACGTACCTCAACGCGGTCGTCGACCACGGGTTCAACGCCTCGACGTTCACGGGCCGGGCCATCGCCTCGACGGAGTCGGACGTGCTCTCGGCCGTGACCGGCGCCGTCGGCGCGCTGAAGGGACCGCTCCACGGCGGCGCGCCCGGACCCGTTCTCGACATGCTGGACGAGACCCACGCCGCGGACGACGTCCGTGCGATCCTCGAAGCGAAGTTAGACGCCGGCGAGCGCCTGATGGGCTTCGGCCACCGGGTCTACACCGTCCGCGATCCCAGGGCAGCGGTCCTCTCGGAGGCAGCCGAGGCGTTCTATCGCGCCGACGACGGCGGCGACGAGGACTTCTACGAGTCGGCCGTCGAGACCGAGACCGTCGCCCGCGACCTCCTCTCGGATCGCCGGCCCGACCTCGACCTGGAGACCAACGTCGAATTCTACACCGCGATCGTCCTGCGTGGCGTCGGCATCCCGCAACCGCTGTTCAGTGCGACGTTCGCCGTCGCCCGCGTCGGCGGCTGGACCGCCCACGCGCTCGAACAGCTGGCCGACAACCGCATCGTCCGTCCCCGGTCGAAGTACGTCGGCGAGTACGGCCGGACGTGGACGTCGATCGACGAGCGCTGA
- a CDS encoding translation initiation factor IF-2 subunit beta, translated as MDYESSLDRAMENVPDIGGDDERLDIPDPIPQKDGAFTRFTNMNEIADTLGREPEHLHRFIQRELGTSGKFEDGRGRYNGNFSQTDLDAVIDAYVDEYVLCSECGLPDTRLVREDRTPMLRCDACGAFRPVTKRSQSQSQQQDRDAVEEGQTYTVEITGTGRKGDGVAEKGKYTIFVPGAQEGDVTEIYIENISGNLAFARKA; from the coding sequence ATGGATTACGAATCGAGTCTCGACCGCGCGATGGAGAACGTCCCCGACATCGGCGGCGACGACGAACGTCTCGACATTCCGGACCCGATACCGCAGAAGGACGGCGCGTTCACGCGGTTTACCAACATGAACGAGATCGCCGACACCCTCGGTCGCGAACCCGAACACCTCCACCGGTTCATCCAGCGCGAGCTTGGCACCAGCGGCAAGTTCGAAGACGGCCGCGGCCGCTACAACGGCAACTTCTCCCAGACCGACCTGGACGCGGTCATCGACGCCTACGTCGACGAGTACGTCCTCTGTTCGGAGTGCGGACTGCCCGACACCCGACTCGTTCGCGAGGACCGCACGCCGATGCTGCGCTGTGACGCCTGCGGAGCGTTCCGGCCGGTCACCAAACGTTCCCAGAGCCAGTCCCAGCAACAAGACCGCGACGCGGTAGAAGAAGGCCAGACCTACACCGTCGAGATCACCGGCACCGGCCGCAAGGGTGACGGCGTCGCCGAGAAGGGCAAGTACACCATCTTCGTCCCCGGCGCCCAGGAGGGCGACGTCACCGAGATCTACATCGAGAACATCTCCGGCAACCTCGCGTTCGCCCGCAAAGCCTAG